Genomic segment of Fibrobacter sp. UWB4:
ACGAATCAATGAAATCCTTGATCGGGAAAACTCCGCTTGTCAAACTAACGCATGTCGGCATCCCTGAAGGCGTAAACTTATTTGTAAAGCTCGAACTTTGGAACCCTTCGGGCAGCGTAAAAGACCGCGCCGGGCTTTATATGGTCGAAGATGCGTTCGCCAAAGGAACGCTTAAACCCGGTGGAACGATTATCGAAGCAACAGCAGGCAATACAGGGCTTGGAATCGCCTTTGCGGCACTCAACCGCGGTGTGCGCGTGATTTTCGTGGTACCGACCAAATTCTCGCAAGAAAAGCAGACGCTATTGCGCGCTCTCGGAGCAGAACTCATCAACACCCCGCGCGAAGAAGGCATGCTTGGAGCCGAGAAAAAAGCCGAAGAATTGCTGAAGCAGATTCCGAATTCCATATCGCTCAGGCAATTCCACAACATGGCAAATCCGCGCGCCCATTACGAAACGACAGGTCCTGAAATTTACGACGATCTCGATGGACACGTCGATTATGTGGTGGCAGGCGCAGGGAGTGGCGGCACATACAGCGGCATTCTCAAAGCCCTCAAGGAACGCAACCCGAAAATCCAGGGTGTGTTGGCAGACCCCGTAGGCTCTACAATGGGCGGCGGCGAACACGGCGATTACAACATCGAAGGCATCGGAAATGATTTTATCGCCGACACCATGGATATGTCGCTTGTTGACCAGGTCATCAAAATCAACGATGACGATGCCTTTGGCGGCTCTCGTGAACTCGCCCAGAAAGAAGGAATCTTTGCAGGCTCTTCGTCGGGCGGCGCTTTCGCAGCAGCCAAGAAACTGATTGCATCAGGCGCAAAAGGAAACATTGTCTTCATTGCCCCTGACCGTGGCGACCGCTACTTTAGCAAGGGTTTGTACAAGTAATTAAATATTGGTTTAAGGATAGATTCGAGATAAAAGTAAAAAAAACGCCCCTGATGTTTAAAACATCAGGGGTTTTCTTAGTCGCTTTTATAAATCAATTAATTCGCCTTTGTCCAAAACAAAACCTTGCGCTTTACGAATTCAAAAAGCTCCATAATCGCAAGGACAACAATACCCGTCCAAAGGATTCCGGCAACCATGTTGGGGTAATCGGAATAGTCTGCATAAAATTGCACAAAATGCCCAAGCCCCGTATTTTCGCCAAAGAGTTCCGCGACAGTGAGCATAATGAACGAAAGCCCCATGCCTACGGAAAGCCCAGAAAAAATAGAAGGAAGGCTTGCGACAAAAGCAATTCTCCACAAATATTCAAATCGACCTATGCCGATGATGGCCGCATTCCGCTTGTACTTTTCAGGAATGTCAGCGGCACCGGCAGCGGTATTCAAATAGATGGGCCAAAAAGCGGCAATAAAAATGATGAATGTGGAAGAAAGGTAGAATGTCGGCAAAATGGCAATCGCATAAGGAATGTAAACATTCGGCGGAATGGGTGCTGCAAATCGAGAAATGGGTTTTAACATATTGCCCACCCAAGGAACAGATCCAGAAACAATTCCAAGGGAAATCCCAACGAAGGCCGCCGCAAAGTAAGCAGGAACAAGCTTTAGAAGCGACGCCCCAGCACTCCGCAAAAGTTCTTCACGCGAATTGAAAAGAGCTTCCGCAATCGCTTTTGGCGACGGAAACAAGTATTGACTACTCCATTCCGGGCCGCTACTGATGAGCGTCCAGATACCAAGCAACAACAGCAGGAATAAAAATCCCGAAAATTTAGATAGATATTTCACAAAAAATCTCATATGCCTGCACCCTCCAATACGGTATGGCCTAGTTTTTCAAGAATGTCCTTGTGGTAGGCTTCCTCGATTTCTACAATTGTTTTTTGGACTTTTTCGTTGCGGAACCATTCAGTGCGGCTTTTCTTCACCGGAAAATCCAAAGGGATATCAGCAATGATGCGGCCAGGCGTAGATCCCAATACGATAATCCGGCTCCCCAGATAAACAGCCTCGCGAATATCATGAGTCACAAACAAAGTTGTTATCGGACGGTCTTTTACGCCGCGACAAAGTTCAAGGACCAAATCCTGAAGGCTCGCACGATTTACAGGATCTAGCGCTCCAAAAGGTTCGTCCAAAAGAAGGGCGTCCGCCCCAACGCTTAACGCTCTAGCAATGGCTCCGCGTTGACGCATACCGCCCGAAAGTTCAAAGGGATATTTATTAAGGCTACCCGAAAGCCCCACCAAGTTCAAGTATTCTTCTGCCAAATGTTTTGCAAAACGCCCATTGACCTTTTTAGTCTTCTTGATCGCGAGCGAAACATTCTGGAGAAGCGTAAGCCAAGGAAAAAGGGTGTAGTCCTGAAAGACTACACTCCTTTCTGCGGAAGGCTTTTCAATTTCCTTTCCGTTCCAATAGACATGCCCCTCGTTCGGCTTAGTAAGCCCCGCGAGAAGGTTCAGCAAAGTGGTTTTGCCACTTCCGCTTTCGCCTAAGAGACACACAAACTCGCCAGGTTTGATTTTCAAGTTGATGTCTTTCAGGATGGGCTTACCATCGTAGGAAAAAACGAGATTTTTTACTTCAAAACCGCTTTGCGTTTGATTCATGTTGAAATTCCTTAATTCCTAGACTTAAATATTTTTTCTGCCTGAGCGTAGAATTCGGACTTCGGCTTTTGCTTGCGAATTTCGGCAAGCGCTTTGCGATAGTAGTCCGTGATGACATATTCAGAGACATTCTTGTCAGACTTGATGAATTCTGCATCCTTCAAGAAATCCCAGAAGAATTCGACGCCCTTAACATTCGGGTCGGTATCCTGCGTGACATAACCGCTATAGAAAGCCTTGTTGACGAGAGCCGTATCAAGCTTAATCCACTTCGCAATGATTTCAACGCTCCTCTTGTGATCATTCTGCACAACCTCCTCGGCTTCCAAAAGCGATTTAATCAAGCGCTTGTAAATATCGTCACGGCCTTCAAGCTTGCGGAGCGATGCAATCAGGCGGCAGCAGATATGCCCCGGATTGATATCCTTACTGCGGAGCACCACAGAAAGGCCTGCTTCTTCGGCACGGAGGTCATGCGGACCCCAAGTAACGCCAGCGTAAACGCTTCCGTTCTTTACGGCTTCAATAACGGCAGGCGGATTCTTGAGTTCTACGATGGAGACATCCTTGCGCCAATCGATACCTTCTTTTTTAAGGCCGCCACGAACAATGGCGTCGGCAGTTCCCAATCGGATCGTCGCGATTTTTTTGCCCTTGAGGTCGCTCAACTTCTTGACGGAACCGGCATTTTCCTTACGAGTAATAACGGCCTGGTCGCCACCCATGATACCGCCAATAACGCGAATGTCAGCACCCTGCGAAATGTGGATGAGCGGAGCAAGAGAGCCAAAGGCACCGGCGTCAAGCTTACCTGCGCGAACAGCGGCAATGCCGTCACCGGAATTCGAGAATTCCACCAAGGTCACGTCAAGTCCGTTCTTCTCGAAAATGCCAGCATCTTTCGCAATGTAGAATTTAGCATGTCCCGTCGAAGAAAGATAACCGATAGAAAGCTTATCTGCAGCAATTGTAGATGATACGCAGGCAAGAAGAAAAAGAAAAGCCAACGCAATTCGAACGTACAGTTTATTCTGAGTCATTGTAAAATTTCTCCATTGTTAGAAGGTATAAGTTGCAGAAAGTTGATAGCGATTCAAGTCGGCGTCCTTTACCGTATTAGCGGTCAAGTAATCCGTTTGGATATGAAGGTATTCAAAGCCTAGCGAGAACTCGTCTGTCAAATTGTAAGTCGTGTTTGCAAAGAACGAGAAGTTCTGTTCGCGGCCACCGACTTTTCTAATGTCTTCACGTTTGAGCTTGTCAAGCCCAGCACCCACATTAAAGGCAACCTTTTGAACAAACTTAGCTTGCAAGGCGACCCACCCGCCATAAGCGCCAATGCTCTTTACGTTTTCAGGATCATCGGCATTTGAAACGAGTCCGCGTCCAATTCCTGCCGCGTATGTATCAAGATTTGCACCGATAAAGTATTCGCCTAGAACAGTAAAGTGTCTTGTGATGGGAAGCGTCAAATCCACATTAAAAGACCATGATGGAATTTCCTTAGTATCGCCGGTGGCATCCAGGTCAACTTCCTCTTGGCCATAATGACCAGAAACACCTAAGCCAAACTTCTTGCCTTCGACCCAAAGAGGAAGCGCTATGCCGATACGTCCCTGAATCGTAGGAATATCAGCGTCAACGCCAGTTTCCGAGGCAGAAGAAGTGTTGTAAGGTTGCGTTTCGCCAATAGTGCGGACTAGAGCTACAGCAAAATCCAGGGAACCTTCGCCAACAGGGATTTTTTCAGTAAGCCTGAGTTGCGCCCTGCGAAGGCCTGCATCACCAGAATTGTTGAGAACGCCTGCGTTAAGCGTCGGAGTCACCAACGGAGAAATCAAATCCCATGTCTGACCGCCCAAAATAGAGAAGCCAGACTTGCCAAAGGAAATTTCACCGTAACCATGACGGAGTCTCGGATTAGGCGCATTGCCGGAACCGCCACCATAAAAGTCAACTTCGATTTTACCGTTCGCCTTGAAGAAGGCAGTATCGTTACCGCTCGAAAGATTAACGCCTATTCGAGTCAAGTTCGGCGTAAAATACCAGCCACCATCGTTTTTATTGGTAATGTCCGATGCAGCGGCAAAGTTTGCAAAGTTGCCGTTATTGCTTTTAGAGTCTTCGTAGGCGGCATTCAAGGATGCAAAACCGTAAAGTGTTGCGCTCACGCCAGATTTCGTGGTAACCGCGATAGGTTCAGCGGCAAAAGCAGTAAATGAAGACAAAAGGATAACTTGAGCTACAGTTTTTTTAATATTGAAATTCATGGAAAGATCTCCTAAATTTTTTATGAGTTGGGAAACCACGCAGAGCAATAT
This window contains:
- a CDS encoding ABC transporter substrate-binding protein: MTQNKLYVRIALAFLFLLACVSSTIAADKLSIGYLSSTGHAKFYIAKDAGIFEKNGLDVTLVEFSNSGDGIAAVRAGKLDAGAFGSLAPLIHISQGADIRVIGGIMGGDQAVITRKENAGSVKKLSDLKGKKIATIRLGTADAIVRGGLKKEGIDWRKDVSIVELKNPPAVIEAVKNGSVYAGVTWGPHDLRAEEAGLSVVLRSKDINPGHICCRLIASLRKLEGRDDIYKRLIKSLLEAEEVVQNDHKRSVEIIAKWIKLDTALVNKAFYSGYVTQDTDPNVKGVEFFWDFLKDAEFIKSDKNVSEYVITDYYRKALAEIRKQKPKSEFYAQAEKIFKSRN
- a CDS encoding outer membrane beta-barrel protein, yielding MNFNIKKTVAQVILLSSFTAFAAEPIAVTTKSGVSATLYGFASLNAAYEDSKSNNGNFANFAAASDITNKNDGGWYFTPNLTRIGVNLSSGNDTAFFKANGKIEVDFYGGGSGNAPNPRLRHGYGEISFGKSGFSILGGQTWDLISPLVTPTLNAGVLNNSGDAGLRRAQLRLTEKIPVGEGSLDFAVALVRTIGETQPYNTSSASETGVDADIPTIQGRIGIALPLWVEGKKFGLGVSGHYGQEEVDLDATGDTKEIPSWSFNVDLTLPITRHFTVLGEYFIGANLDTYAAGIGRGLVSNADDPENVKSIGAYGGWVALQAKFVQKVAFNVGAGLDKLKREDIRKVGGREQNFSFFANTTYNLTDEFSLGFEYLHIQTDYLTANTVKDADLNRYQLSATYTF
- a CDS encoding ABC transporter permease; translation: MKYLSKFSGFLFLLLLLGIWTLISSGPEWSSQYLFPSPKAIAEALFNSREELLRSAGASLLKLVPAYFAAAFVGISLGIVSGSVPWVGNMLKPISRFAAPIPPNVYIPYAIAILPTFYLSSTFIIFIAAFWPIYLNTAAGAADIPEKYKRNAAIIGIGRFEYLWRIAFVASLPSIFSGLSVGMGLSFIMLTVAELFGENTGLGHFVQFYADYSDYPNMVAGILWTGIVVLAIMELFEFVKRKVLFWTKAN
- a CDS encoding ABC transporter ATP-binding protein, which produces MNQTQSGFEVKNLVFSYDGKPILKDINLKIKPGEFVCLLGESGSGKTTLLNLLAGLTKPNEGHVYWNGKEIEKPSAERSVVFQDYTLFPWLTLLQNVSLAIKKTKKVNGRFAKHLAEEYLNLVGLSGSLNKYPFELSGGMRQRGAIARALSVGADALLLDEPFGALDPVNRASLQDLVLELCRGVKDRPITTLFVTHDIREAVYLGSRIIVLGSTPGRIIADIPLDFPVKKSRTEWFRNEKVQKTIVEIEEAYHKDILEKLGHTVLEGAGI
- a CDS encoding PLP-dependent cysteine synthase family protein, translated to MHYYESMKSLIGKTPLVKLTHVGIPEGVNLFVKLELWNPSGSVKDRAGLYMVEDAFAKGTLKPGGTIIEATAGNTGLGIAFAALNRGVRVIFVVPTKFSQEKQTLLRALGAELINTPREEGMLGAEKKAEELLKQIPNSISLRQFHNMANPRAHYETTGPEIYDDLDGHVDYVVAGAGSGGTYSGILKALKERNPKIQGVLADPVGSTMGGGEHGDYNIEGIGNDFIADTMDMSLVDQVIKINDDDAFGGSRELAQKEGIFAGSSSGGAFAAAKKLIASGAKGNIVFIAPDRGDRYFSKGLYK